The Phoenix dactylifera cultivar Barhee BC4 chromosome 15, palm_55x_up_171113_PBpolish2nd_filt_p, whole genome shotgun sequence genome contains a region encoding:
- the LOC103705783 gene encoding alpha/beta hydrolase domain-containing protein WAV2-like, with amino-acid sequence MVSFLKALVYGAGGVVVVGMVALVALQEKLVYVPVLPGLARSYPITPSRLRLDYEDVWLRSSDGVRLHAWFVKHDPPLRGPTVLFFQENAGNIAHRLEFVRIMMQRLHCNVFMLSYRGYGESDGYPSQHGIIKDAQAALDHLTQRNDIDPSRIVIFGRSLGGAVGSVLAKNNPDKVSALILENTFTSILDMAGIMLPFLKWFIGGSASKGLKVLNCLVRSPWSTIDIIEQIKQPILFLSGLQDELVPPSHMQMLYSKAVEHNRRCLFVDFPTGMHMDTWFSGGDRYWRNIQLFLDQYVPEIKQCKSRCKDDDADDDHDTAAR; translated from the exons atGGTGTCGTTCCTGAAGGCGCTGGTGTACGGGGCTGGGGGCGTGGTGGTGGTGGGAATGGTGGCGCTGGTGGCGCTTCAGGAGAAACTCGTCTACGTGCCGGTGCTCCCGGGCCTCGCTCGATCCTACCCCATTACCCCCTCCCGCCTTCGTCTGGACTACGAGGACGTCTGGCTCCGCTCCTCGGACGGTGTCCGCCTCCACGCCTGGTTCGTCAAGCACGATCCCCCACTACGAG GTCCAACCGTactatttttccaagaaaaTGCTGGCA ATATTGCTCACCGTCTTGAATTTGTCCGTATAATGATGCAGAGACTGCATTGCAATGTGTTTATGCTTTCTTATAGAGG GTATGGGGAAAGTGATGGTTACCCATCTCAGCATGGCATTATAAAGGATGCTCAG GCGGCACTAGATCATCTAACTCAGAGGAATGATATTGACCCATCTAGAATAGTTATTTTTGGAAGATCATTAGGAGGTGCGGTTGGATCAGTGCTTGCAAAAAATAATCCTGATAAG GTTTCTGCTCTCATATTGGAGAATACTTTCACCTCTATATTGGACATGGCAGGTATTATGTTGCCCTTTCTAAAATGGTTCATAGGTGGCAGTGCGTCTAAAGGTCTAAAGGTTCTCAATTGTCTAGTACGCTCACCATGGAGTACCATTGATATCATTGAGCAG ATCAAACAGCCTATCCTGTTTCTTTCTGGGTTGCAAGATGAGTTAGTTCCTCCATCTCATATGCAGATGCTGTATTCTAAAGCAGTAGAACATAACAGACGTTGTTTATTTGTTGATTTTCCAACTGGCATGCACATGGACACTTGGTTTTCTGGGGGAGATCGGTATTGGAGAAACATTCAGTTATTCTTGGATCAATATGTTCCAGAGATAAAGCAATGCAAATCAAGATGCAAAGACGATGATGCTGATGATGACCATG ATACTGCAGCAAGGTGA